The Methanosphaera stadtmanae DSM 3091 genome includes a window with the following:
- a CDS encoding U32 family peptidase yields the protein MNNECKILAPVGSMKTLSAAVFSGADYVYLSGNKYGARYFADNFNYDELKEAINFCHEYNVKVFVTVNISICESEIVDVVDYVFYLYSHGVDAVIIQDIGLGCIINNLMPNLELHASTQMTIYDYSFVKWLCENGYSNVNLSREVPIDRIKNITTNIHRFNHDMNVEVFGHGALCYCYSGQCLMSSFLGGRSGNRGLCAQPCRMRYTLEDEYGSKLTSSTYLLSTKDLCTYNNIEEIVDAGVNSIKIEGRMKPVEYVSSSVYVYRCAIDGDINRDNYLLLNLAFNRGLTSGYIMNNESSNVVGRERSGSQGYPIGRVIKVDENSVTIKFGNKRFPTKIVNGDGLKFEYDGESCGMYVSRIFSQSKNKIKILLRKNIPVKEDSMVYITYSKYLNKTTKQIINQKNIHKTTLNLNVSINNEGKLVIKCMSDHYKKTLTFTSKDKFEKAINKPLTKDVINKQLAKTGNTNYKIGKISYENFQEDLFMPTSTLNNIRRQLIEYVDKTIMNSYIPTKNEIKEVKNNIEIFKNNHYKKHETKTSNTQWNIYISSIEQALIIKDYDFIEYVYYDANYNYETIDEYLENIYDDLVKLNKTLSNKKIVWILPQLLLDKDLPSVSEILLKLQLEDIDIIVQSDNIGVCDALDVDCYGSNLNIYNNYSIEKLAKTPGFKRLAISNELAFNDIKQLRNTSCQLEYMVFGYIQLMLSKDDFNTLICDDNISNFYLVDKRNNRFKLKLDCYKQSHIFDYRILDLSRQINKIKNNTQIDFLSIDSRLFNLDDTKTILHHFNNINNNKSSTLTLNVNNNFYEANFEKGVYKK from the coding sequence TTGAATAATGAATGTAAAATACTTGCACCTGTAGGTTCTATGAAGACTTTATCTGCAGCTGTATTTAGTGGTGCTGATTATGTGTATTTATCTGGAAATAAGTATGGTGCCAGATATTTTGCTGATAATTTTAATTATGATGAATTAAAGGAGGCTATTAACTTTTGTCATGAATATAATGTTAAGGTTTTTGTTACTGTTAATATATCTATTTGTGAGAGTGAAATTGTTGATGTTGTTGATTATGTTTTCTATTTATATTCTCATGGTGTGGATGCTGTTATTATTCAGGATATTGGTCTTGGATGTATCATCAATAATTTGATGCCTAATTTAGAGTTACATGCTTCCACACAAATGACTATCTATGATTATTCTTTTGTTAAATGGTTATGTGAAAATGGTTATAGTAATGTTAATCTCTCAAGAGAAGTTCCAATAGATAGAATTAAAAATATTACTACTAATATTCACAGATTTAATCATGATATGAACGTTGAAGTATTTGGTCATGGAGCTTTATGTTATTGTTATTCTGGCCAGTGTCTAATGTCATCATTTTTAGGTGGTAGAAGTGGTAATAGAGGTTTATGTGCCCAACCTTGTAGAATGAGATATACTTTAGAGGATGAATATGGTAGTAAACTTACAAGTAGTACTTATCTTTTAAGTACTAAGGATTTATGTACATATAATAATATTGAGGAAATAGTTGATGCTGGTGTTAATTCCATTAAGATTGAAGGTAGAATGAAACCTGTAGAATATGTTTCAAGTAGTGTTTATGTATATAGATGTGCTATTGATGGTGATATTAATAGAGATAATTATTTATTATTAAATCTTGCATTTAATAGGGGTTTAACTAGTGGATATATTATGAATAATGAAAGTTCTAATGTTGTTGGTAGAGAACGTTCTGGAAGTCAGGGTTATCCTATTGGTAGAGTTATTAAAGTTGATGAGAATAGTGTTACTATTAAGTTTGGTAATAAACGTTTTCCTACAAAGATTGTTAATGGTGATGGTCTTAAATTTGAGTATGATGGTGAAAGTTGTGGAATGTATGTTAGTAGAATTTTTTCACAATCAAAAAATAAGATTAAAATATTGCTAAGAAAGAACATTCCAGTAAAAGAAGATTCTATGGTCTATATCACATATTCAAAATATCTTAATAAAACAACCAAACAAATTATAAATCAAAAAAACATTCATAAAACAACACTTAATCTTAATGTTTCTATTAATAATGAGGGCAAACTTGTAATAAAATGTATGAGTGATCATTACAAAAAAACACTTACATTTACAAGTAAAGATAAATTTGAAAAAGCAATAAACAAACCCCTAACAAAGGATGTTATCAATAAACAACTAGCAAAAACAGGAAATACAAACTACAAAATTGGAAAAATAAGTTATGAAAATTTCCAAGAAGATCTCTTCATGCCAACATCCACCTTAAACAACATAAGAAGACAATTAATAGAGTATGTTGATAAAACAATAATGAATTCATACATACCAACAAAAAATGAAATTAAAGAAGTAAAAAACAACATTGAAATATTTAAAAATAATCATTATAAAAAACATGAAACTAAAACAAGTAATACCCAATGGAACATCTATATAAGTTCCATAGAACAGGCATTAATTATTAAAGATTATGATTTTATAGAATATGTTTACTATGATGCAAATTATAATTATGAGACTATAGATGAATATTTAGAAAATATATATGATGATTTAGTAAAGTTAAATAAAACTCTTTCAAATAAAAAAATTGTATGGATACTACCACAACTACTACTTGATAAAGACTTACCATCTGTTAGTGAAATTCTATTAAAACTTCAACTTGAAGATATTGATATTATAGTTCAAAGTGATAACATTGGTGTATGTGATGCTTTAGATGTAGATTGTTATGGAAGTAATTTAAATATATATAACAACTATTCAATTGAAAAACTAGCTAAAACACCAGGATTTAAAAGATTAGCCATATCTAATGAACTCGCATTCAATGATATTAAACAATTAAGAAATACATCATGTCAACTTGAATATATGGTATTTGGTTATATTCAATTAATGCTAAGTAAGGATGATTTTAACACACTGATTTGTGATGATAATATAAGTAACTTCTACCTAGTTGATAAAAGAAACAATAGATTTAAATTAAAACTTGACTGTTATAAACAAAGTCATATATTTGACTATAGAATACTTG
- the tmk gene encoding dTMP kinase has product MYIVLEGIDGVGKTTQTEKLKEWLEKRGFSVKTIVEPTDSDIGKIIREELLKPEATSDTNQQMLALLFAADRLTLKDEINQVKNNQQKILISDRSFYSSITYQNSTTIEPEWIYKINKHTPRPDLTIILDIDEDEALKRCDKIDTFENKEFLEKTRENYLKLVKTEKNIVKIDATPTEDVVQDEIRNQIIKYLKL; this is encoded by the coding sequence ATGTACATAGTATTAGAAGGAATAGATGGAGTAGGAAAAACAACACAAACAGAAAAACTAAAAGAATGGTTAGAAAAACGTGGATTTAGTGTAAAAACAATAGTAGAACCAACAGATTCAGATATAGGTAAAATAATACGGGAAGAACTATTAAAACCAGAAGCAACATCTGATACAAATCAACAAATGTTAGCACTACTATTTGCAGCCGATAGATTAACTCTAAAAGATGAGATAAATCAAGTAAAAAATAATCAACAAAAAATATTAATAAGTGACAGATCATTCTACTCCAGTATAACCTACCAAAATTCCACAACAATAGAACCTGAATGGATTTATAAGATAAACAAACATACACCACGACCAGATTTAACAATAATATTAGATATTGATGAAGATGAAGCTTTAAAACGTTGTGATAAAATAGATACGTTTGAAAACAAGGAATTTCTTGAAAAAACAAGGGAGAACTATTTAAAATTAGTAAAAACTGAGAAAAATATTGTAAAAATAGATGCAACACCTACAGAAGATGTAGTTCAAGATGAAATCCGTAATCAAATCATAAAATATTTAAAATTATGA
- a CDS encoding tyrosine--tRNA ligase: MDIDASVENISKDTAEIIEVEELKELLKKDEKRAYVGFEPSGKVHLGHALTIKKMKTLQDAGFKITIFIANLHAYLNNKGTLDELNEVAKYNIKCFKALGLSEDTNFILGSDRMTPEYITEVFKAAKLTTIQRAQRSMALVSRNETHDVAQTLYPIMQALDIHDLDADIAVGGMEQRKIHMLAREILPRLGYRPPVCIHIPLIHGTDGSDKMSSSKGNFIAIDDTPKEIKNKINKSFCPIGVSEDNPVMEIAHYYIFDTHEKILIERPEKFGGNLELTEEELIQTYENEDLHPMDLKNTVSKYLIERLAPAREYMENN; the protein is encoded by the coding sequence ATGGATATAGATGCATCTGTTGAAAATATTTCAAAAGACACAGCAGAAATTATAGAAGTTGAAGAATTAAAAGAATTATTAAAAAAAGATGAAAAAAGAGCATATGTGGGATTTGAACCATCAGGTAAAGTTCATCTAGGTCATGCATTAACAATTAAGAAAATGAAAACATTACAAGATGCTGGTTTTAAAATCACCATATTTATTGCTAACCTACATGCTTATCTTAATAATAAAGGTACATTAGATGAATTAAATGAAGTTGCAAAATACAATATTAAATGTTTTAAAGCATTAGGTTTAAGTGAAGATACTAATTTTATTCTTGGTTCAGATCGTATGACACCAGAATATATTACAGAAGTATTTAAAGCTGCTAAACTCACTACAATTCAAAGAGCACAACGTAGTATGGCACTTGTTTCAAGAAATGAAACACATGATGTTGCTCAGACACTTTATCCAATTATGCAAGCATTAGATATTCATGATTTAGATGCAGATATTGCTGTTGGTGGAATGGAACAGAGAAAAATTCACATGTTAGCAAGAGAAATACTTCCAAGATTAGGATATCGTCCTCCTGTATGTATTCATATACCATTGATTCATGGAACTGATGGATCTGATAAAATGTCAAGTAGTAAAGGTAACTTCATTGCAATAGATGATACTCCTAAAGAAATTAAAAATAAGATAAATAAAAGTTTCTGTCCAATAGGTGTTTCTGAGGACAATCCTGTTATGGAAATTGCTCATTATTACATATTTGATACTCATGAAAAAATTTTAATTGAAAGACCTGAAAAATTTGGTGGAAATCTTGAATTAACAGAAGAAGAATTGATTCAAACATATGAAAATGAAGATTTACATCCAATGGACTTGAAAAATACTGTAAGCAAATATTTAATTGAAAGATTAGCTCCTGCTCGTGAATATATGGAAAATAACTAA
- a CDS encoding 60S ribosomal export protein NMD3 gives MFCLLCNSEEKLYDGLCKECFLKEFELVEVPEYATFTVCSHCGATLKHDKWVQTGYYDDEIINDAIQKDIEINPKLLNPVIETQITNNRGTVYDCILHVSGNIIGEPIEKKYPIEVKVEKGVCSDCSKFYSGYYEAVIQLRADDRKLEESEIEEADLFISNEIQRISKTNKLAYVTERIVLKEGIDYEVGSYNAAHKIAINMQKQFGGHITESRKIVGHDKSKSKDLYRSWLSVRLPSFHRNDFIEYDNKILEIKKIGSHKFVGRNIHTYEDESISWKEYDKIKKIATPNDIRQTTITNITPTDIQVLDPDNYDTVDLKKHESMERFNIGEEINVIKIKDRTYILI, from the coding sequence ATGTTTTGTTTACTTTGTAATAGTGAAGAAAAATTATATGATGGATTATGTAAAGAATGTTTTCTTAAGGAATTTGAACTCGTAGAAGTTCCAGAATATGCAACATTCACAGTATGTTCACATTGTGGTGCCACATTAAAACATGATAAATGGGTTCAAACTGGTTACTATGATGATGAAATTATTAATGATGCAATACAAAAAGATATTGAAATAAATCCTAAACTACTAAATCCAGTGATAGAAACGCAAATAACAAATAATAGAGGTACTGTATATGATTGTATATTACATGTATCTGGAAATATCATAGGTGAGCCAATAGAAAAGAAATACCCAATAGAAGTAAAGGTTGAAAAGGGTGTTTGTTCTGATTGTAGTAAGTTTTATTCTGGATATTATGAGGCAGTGATACAACTACGTGCTGATGATAGAAAATTAGAAGAATCTGAAATAGAGGAAGCTGATCTTTTCATTTCAAATGAAATACAAAGAATTTCTAAGACTAATAAATTAGCCTATGTGACAGAACGTATAGTTCTAAAGGAAGGTATTGATTATGAGGTAGGCTCTTATAATGCAGCTCATAAAATTGCAATAAATATGCAAAAACAGTTTGGTGGACATATAACAGAGTCACGTAAAATTGTAGGTCATGATAAATCAAAGAGTAAGGATTTGTATCGTTCTTGGCTTTCTGTTAGATTACCATCATTTCATAGAAATGACTTTATTGAATATGATAATAAGATTTTAGAAATTAAAAAGATTGGAAGTCATAAATTTGTTGGTAGGAATATTCACACATATGAGGATGAATCTATTAGTTGGAAAGAATATGATAAAATAAAGAAAATTGCCACACCAAACGATATAAGACAAACCACAATTACAAACATCACACCAACAGATATTCAAGTTCTTGACCCTGATAATTATGATACAGTTGACTTGAAAAAACATGAATCAATGGAAAGATTCAATATTGGTGAAGAAATTAATGTTATAAAAATAAAAGATAGAACATACATATTAATATAA
- a CDS encoding translation initiation factor IF-2 subunit beta, whose amino-acid sequence MAKENAEFKEYEKLLDQAYEQLPDKIFEAKRFKVPKGYSVIQGNRTIIKNFGDVSRTLNRDPQHVLKYLLRELGTSGNVEGNRAILQGKFTHYVINDRVKEYVDNFVMCHECNRPDTVIIREDRIDMLKCSACGARAPLKSL is encoded by the coding sequence ATGGCAAAAGAAAATGCAGAATTTAAAGAATATGAAAAATTACTAGATCAAGCATATGAACAGTTACCAGATAAAATATTTGAAGCAAAAAGATTTAAAGTACCTAAAGGATACTCTGTTATTCAGGGAAATCGTACAATTATTAAAAACTTTGGTGATGTTTCAAGAACATTAAACAGAGATCCACAACACGTACTTAAATATTTACTAAGAGAATTAGGTACTTCTGGAAATGTTGAAGGAAATAGAGCTATACTTCAAGGTAAATTCACACATTATGTAATAAATGACCGTGTAAAAGAATATGTGGATAACTTTGTAATGTGTCATGAATGTAACAGACCAGATACTGTTATTATACGTGAAGATCGTATTGACATGTTAAAATGTAGTGCTTGTGGAGCAAGAGCACCATTAAAATCATTATAA